The genomic DNA AAAAACGTTGCCGTGGCCTTACGGGTAAATCCGTCGTATACCGAAAGCGGTAATGCAGGCGATAACGCCGGTAAGGACATGTACTTCGACAGCAGTAATCCGCTGGAGTGGAATTTCGGTAATTCGTATCTCGTCACGCCGCTCAGCAAGCATATCCCGCTGGATGTCTACCTGCTGCGCACCGGTGGCGAACCCACACCCGGCGAGTATCACGCTACCGCGACCATCATGATGGATTTTATCTGACGCAAATCACAACGTACCCCTTAACGTTAAAAGACTGCCCGGTGGATGCGTCAGCCCACTGGCGCAGTTAACCGCAATACTACGAATTGGCTATAAAATTAACCTTCCTCCCTTATTTATTTCCATCATATTGATAGAAAACTTATTTAGCATTGCCAATGCGAATGGCTAAATGTTTTATACTGTTTTCATATGTGCTTTTCATTTCTGAAACAATCAATATTTACTTAAGTGTAAAGTAAGTTAATGTTCTCTTCTGTGCGGGAGCGGGCTGTATAATATCCCTCGATTTAATATTTATTGCTATGAATGCAATAAGGATTTCTTTTCTGGCATTGAGTCTTGCAGCGGCAGGAAAACAGGTTATAGACGATGAAGTAATGGGGCATGGAAGCGTATGCGCGATGCCTGTGCATGTCAAACTGGGGTATCAATGAGGGAATGTTGGTGCGTTTAGTGTCTCGGCGGTGATATCCGTTGCTTACTATTAATCGGTGAAGTTATGTTTCAGGTATTCTTTAAACTCTTTACGCTCGTCGTTATCCTGGTAGCAGGAACGACCTCAGCACAGGCGTATATGGTGAAGACTAATAGCACAGAGGAGAATTGCGTCCCTGCTACCCCCTATACTCAGGTGAGTGTTATAGCGGGGAAGTTAGTTCAACTGCAAGCGTCCGATTTTTTGAACCTTGCTGATGGACAATATCTTTTTGCTAGTGGGTCGGCGTTCATTGGCGGCTCGACGAGTGCGTCATTTAAGTTTAGCCTGCGCTGCGACAATCTCGGCGAACCACAAAGCAGCATTGTTTATAAAAGTGAATTTGAAGCCAGTGCTTCCGTCATCGTGGTTGACCAATCTTCGATTCTCGAGAAAGTTACCCCAATAATTAATGATGAGACAGGCAAGGCCGCACTGGTTAAAACAAATGTTCAGGGGTTGTACTCGGTGATTAGACTGAGAGCCGGCGCGGATGTCATTGATTACCCACCTTCACGGCTTAGCATTTCAGCACTCAGTGTGTCTAACTCGAATGCAGATGGTCGATATGTTGTTGATAACTCTTTCCGCGGAATACCCGAGGGGATGACGATTATACCGGCAGTACCTTCAATACAATTTATGGTCAGCGACGAGAATGATGGGAGTAAAAATGCGGCTGACAAAGGTATGGCCACGTTAGTTTTACATCTTGCTAATGAAACCAACCCAGTGGTGAAAATCACCTCAACCTGTCAGTACACTTTATCTGACGGTGGCAATGTTGATTTCGGCGGTCAGCGGCTTTCTCAGATAACCGATGACCGTAATACCACCATCAAACGCGCAATGACGCTGAATATGGACAACTGCTACGGGGTGAATAAAGTGAAAACGTATATCACCACCACGGGAACGAGCTCTGATTCAGGGTTATTGCTGAATAATAGCGTCAGTGATGGGGCGAAAAACGTCGCTGTCGCGTTACGCGTAAATCCGTCGTATACCGAAAGCGGTAATGCAGGCGATAACGCCGGTAAGGACATGTACTTCGACAGCAGTAATCCGCTGGAGTGGAATTTCGGTAATACGTGGGAAGTGACGCCGCTCAGCAAGCACATTCCGCTGGATGTGTACCTGCTGCGCACCGGTGGCGAACCGACGCCTGGCGACTACCACGCTACCGCGACCATCATGATGGATTTTATCTGACGCAATAAAAACCCCCGCCAGTGGCGGGGGGAGGGTGGGTGGTGATCAGACGTTTTTACGTTCGATGGTTTGTTCGCCCCAGAAGAGCGAATCTTTGTCGGTCTTCTCAAACGCGCGGATCAAGACTTCATCGCTGCCTTCTTCCCAGATTTTCTCCGCCAGCTTTTCGTCATACTCCGCGGCTTCAAAAATGGCTTCGGCAATTTCGGGAGAAGTGTTTCGCAAACTTGCCCATTCGCCTACGTGATGTGCCTTTGCTTCATTACTCGGCATGTGTCTCCTCCTGTGGAATTCGGTTGAAGGTCAGCGTTAGCCGTTCAGTTTTTTTGCCAGTCCGGCGACGTACTCACCCTGATATCGTGCAATGGAAAGTTCTTCCTGGCTCGGCTGGCGTGAACCGTCGCCGCCGGCAATAGTGGTCGCGCCATACGGCGTGCCGCCGCGCACCAGGGAGACGTCAAACAGTTCCTGCGCCGCGTAGCCAATCGGTACAATCACCATGCCGTGGTGGGCGAGCGTCGTCCAGGTGGAGGTAATCGTCTGTTCCTGACCACCGCCGGTCCCTGTCGAGCTAAAGACGCTCGCCAGTTTGCCGTACAGCCCGCCGGAAGCCCAAAGCCCGCCGGTCTGGTCGAGGAACGTGCGCATCTGCCCCGACATGTTGCCAAAACGGGTTGGCGTGCCGAAGATGATGGCGTCATAGTCAGCCAGTTCCTGTGGCGTGGCAACGGGTGCGTTCTGCGCTTTACCACCGGCTTTTTCGAAAACCTCGGCAGGCATGGTTTCCGGGACGCGTTTTACCACCACTTCTACACCGTCAACCTTGTTTGCCCCTTCGGCCACCGCTTTCGCCATGGTTTCAATGTGTCCGTACATGGAATAATAAAGCACCAAAATCTTTGCCATTTGCTTCACTCCTCGATTTTCATAGTTAACAGCCTGTGGCTGCCCTCCTTTAAAGATAAGTCGTGTGGCTGAGAGTGCAACTATCACTACCACTTCTTTGATTCATAACAAAAATGTCAAATTTCGGTTTTGTTGTAATTTGATACATTTTCCGCGCTGCCGCTTTTGACAGTGATAAGAGATGCTTATCGATCACGAAACGGGAAACTCACCCGAAAGTCGGAGATCCTGTTGCAGAATATTTCGATTAGCTGGCTGTCCGGGCGAGGTTTACTAAGATTAGTTCCACGGCGAGGGAATACTTCTCTACGTCGCAGGTGAAAGAATTCTCTTTTACTGAATGCAATATGATGTCTAATGTTTTCACATAACCGGAGGTTAGTTATGGCAAACCATCGTGGTGGAGCCGGCAATTTTGCCGAAGACCGTGACAGAGCATCAGAAGCAGGTCGTAAAGGTGGTCAGCACAGCGGCGGTAATTTTAAAAATGATCCGCAGCGTGCCTCGGAAGCAGGCAAAAAAGGGGGTAAAAACAGCCATGGCGGCAAATAATTGCTGAGTGACTGTAACATCCCTGCCGCCGGGTTCCTCCCGGCGGTTTTGTTTGTGCCCTGCCTTTTGTTATCCTGTCCGCGCATAACAAAAGGAGAGGGCGGATGGCGCAGG from Trabulsiella odontotermitis includes the following:
- a CDS encoding fimbrial protein encodes the protein MFQVFFKLFTLVVILVAGTTSAQAYMVKTNSTEENCVPATPYTQVSVIAGKLVQLQASDFLNLADGQYLFASGSAFIGGSTSASFKFSLRCDNLGEPQSSIVYKSEFEASASVIVVDQSSILEKVTPIINDETGKAALVKTNVQGLYSVIRLRAGADVIDYPPSRLSISALSVSNSNADGRYVVDNSFRGIPEGMTIIPAVPSIQFMVSDENDGSKNAADKGMATLVLHLANETNPVVKITSTCQYTLSDGGNVDFGGQRLSQITDDRNTTIKRAMTLNMDNCYGVNKVKTYITTTGTSSDSGLLLNNSVSDGAKNVAVALRVNPSYTESGNAGDNAGKDMYFDSSNPLEWNFGNTWEVTPLSKHIPLDVYLLRTGGEPTPGDYHATATIMMDFI
- a CDS encoding YccJ family protein encodes the protein MPSNEAKAHHVGEWASLRNTSPEIAEAIFEAAEYDEKLAEKIWEEGSDEVLIRAFEKTDKDSLFWGEQTIERKNV
- a CDS encoding general stress protein gives rise to the protein MANHRGGAGNFAEDRDRASEAGRKGGQHSGGNFKNDPQRASEAGKKGGKNSHGGK
- the wrbA gene encoding NAD(P)H:quinone oxidoreductase, giving the protein MAKILVLYYSMYGHIETMAKAVAEGANKVDGVEVVVKRVPETMPAEVFEKAGGKAQNAPVATPQELADYDAIIFGTPTRFGNMSGQMRTFLDQTGGLWASGGLYGKLASVFSSTGTGGGQEQTITSTWTTLAHHGMVIVPIGYAAQELFDVSLVRGGTPYGATTIAGGDGSRQPSQEELSIARYQGEYVAGLAKKLNG